A single region of the Pontibacter kalidii genome encodes:
- a CDS encoding LTA synthase family protein, producing MFDTAFILMLRRLGLLLVLYTLLRLLFFVFNYPAFAEAGAGELLFAFAHGLRFDLAAILAINGLFILLSLLPVGNTLHPTYQLVLKWIFILGNAPFIALAIVDVEFFKFIGRRTSNELLSITSDIASQLVQLLGYYWYLALGFILLVIGLAKAFPKAPALPETAPKVWLRSLRLLLVAGLVVLGIRGGLQLKPLRPSHAFILEPAALGHLTLNSPFTFIKGIGKTTLEEKHYFQSDEALLAALAFNPQKYTQPDGAPLKENVVIIILESFAAEYVGALNNGQGYTPFLDSLASEGVMFRHAFANGRKSIESLPSILAGVPSLMPEPFITSPYQANRLYGLGTLLQEASYQTAMFHGAANGSMGFNNFAARVGVQAYYGLDEYPRELRKQHFDGQWGIFDEPYLQYVAWELTTFQQPFMATLFTLSSHQPYTIPDKYKGRFPKGELEIHESIGYADHALRQFFKSASKQPWYENTLFILTADHTQKSINPAYQNELGHFRVPLLLFHPGKGLKSINPAKVAQHADIPATVIDYLNLPTNKLLPFGHSLLDTASTGQAILFNGSAYLLVEPEAVSELNQQDELRFYTFPDLAPTASPAPQAGQQLKAQVQYFRNGMVDNKLYFWKEEGSFE from the coding sequence ATGTTCGATACCGCCTTTATACTGATGCTGCGTCGACTGGGGCTTTTGCTGGTGCTCTACACGCTGCTGCGTCTGCTTTTCTTTGTGTTTAACTACCCGGCCTTTGCCGAGGCTGGCGCGGGAGAACTGCTGTTTGCCTTTGCGCACGGCCTGCGCTTCGACCTGGCGGCTATACTTGCGATAAACGGCTTATTTATCCTGCTCTCGCTGCTGCCAGTAGGCAACACGCTGCACCCTACTTACCAGCTTGTGCTCAAGTGGATATTTATACTTGGCAACGCCCCGTTTATTGCCCTGGCCATCGTGGATGTGGAGTTCTTTAAGTTTATAGGCCGCCGCACCAGCAATGAGCTGCTCTCCATTACCAGCGATATTGCCAGCCAGTTGGTGCAGCTATTGGGTTATTACTGGTACCTGGCCCTGGGATTTATACTTTTGGTGATCGGTTTGGCCAAAGCTTTCCCCAAGGCCCCTGCCCTGCCGGAGACGGCACCTAAGGTATGGCTGCGCAGTTTGCGCCTGCTGCTGGTGGCGGGACTCGTGGTGCTGGGCATCCGGGGAGGCCTGCAGCTGAAGCCACTCCGCCCCAGCCATGCCTTTATACTGGAGCCGGCAGCGCTGGGCCACCTCACCCTCAACAGCCCCTTCACCTTTATAAAAGGGATAGGCAAAACCACGCTGGAGGAGAAGCACTACTTTCAATCAGACGAGGCGTTGCTGGCGGCGCTTGCGTTCAACCCGCAAAAGTATACCCAGCCGGATGGGGCGCCTCTGAAAGAGAATGTGGTGATCATCATACTAGAGAGCTTTGCCGCAGAGTATGTGGGGGCACTGAACAATGGCCAGGGCTACACCCCGTTTCTGGACTCGCTGGCAAGTGAGGGAGTCATGTTCCGGCACGCCTTTGCCAACGGGCGTAAATCCATCGAGTCGCTTCCCTCCATACTTGCCGGAGTGCCTTCCCTGATGCCGGAGCCCTTTATTACCTCCCCTTATCAAGCCAACAGGCTCTATGGATTGGGTACGCTGCTGCAGGAGGCCAGCTACCAAACGGCTATGTTCCATGGAGCGGCCAATGGCTCGATGGGCTTCAACAACTTTGCCGCCCGCGTAGGGGTGCAGGCATACTATGGGTTGGATGAGTACCCGCGCGAGCTGCGCAAGCAGCATTTCGACGGGCAGTGGGGCATTTTCGACGAGCCCTACCTACAGTACGTTGCCTGGGAGCTGACAACTTTTCAGCAGCCGTTTATGGCTACGCTCTTCACCCTGAGCTCCCACCAACCCTACACCATCCCCGACAAGTATAAAGGACGGTTCCCGAAGGGGGAGTTGGAGATTCACGAATCGATTGGCTATGCGGACCATGCGCTGCGGCAGTTCTTTAAGTCGGCCTCGAAGCAGCCCTGGTACGAAAACACACTGTTCATACTTACTGCCGACCACACCCAGAAAAGTATAAACCCGGCTTATCAGAACGAGCTGGGCCATTTCCGGGTGCCGCTGCTGCTGTTCCATCCGGGCAAAGGCCTTAAAAGTATAAACCCTGCTAAAGTTGCGCAACATGCCGATATTCCGGCCACGGTGATCGATTACCTGAACCTGCCAACCAATAAGCTGCTGCCTTTCGGCCACTCGCTGCTGGACACGGCAAGTACGGGGCAAGCTATCCTTTTCAACGGCTCGGCTTACCTGCTGGTGGAGCCGGAGGCAGTGAGTGAATTGAACCAGCAGGATGAGCTCAGGTTTTATACTTTCCCCGACCTCGCTCCCACAGCCTCCCCTGCCCCACAAGCCGGCCAACAGCTAAAGGCACAGGTGCAGTATTTCAGGAATGGCATGGTGGACAACAAGCTATACTTCTGGAAGGAGGAAGGGAGTTTTGAATGA
- the ald gene encoding alanine dehydrogenase produces MIIGVPKEIKNNENRVGTIPAGVNELVRNGHTVYVQASAGEGSGFSDEDYTKAGATILPTIEDVYAIAEMIIKVKEPIESEYNLIKDNQLLFTYFHFASHEPLTRAMIARNAVCLAYETVERADRSLPLLIPMSEVAGRMSIQEGAKYLEKPLKGRGILLGGVPGVRPAKVLILGGGVVGTNAAKMAAGMGADVTILDTNLARLRYLDDIMPANVNTFMSNEYNIRELLPTHDLIIGAVLIPGAKAPHLIKREMLKEMRPGTVLVDVAVDQGGCIETAKPTTHENPTFIIDDVVHYCVANMPGAVPYTSTLALNNATLPYAIQVANKGWKKACADSEELKKGLNIVNGKVVYRGVAEAFNLEYTPVEEVL; encoded by the coding sequence ATGATAATTGGTGTTCCTAAGGAGATCAAGAATAATGAAAACCGCGTGGGAACGATTCCTGCAGGTGTGAACGAACTGGTGCGTAATGGCCATACGGTTTATGTACAGGCCTCAGCCGGAGAAGGCAGCGGGTTCTCCGACGAAGATTATACGAAGGCTGGCGCCACGATCCTTCCAACGATAGAGGATGTATACGCCATCGCTGAAATGATCATTAAGGTTAAAGAGCCGATCGAGTCTGAGTATAACCTGATCAAGGACAACCAGTTACTCTTTACTTACTTCCACTTTGCCTCGCATGAGCCCCTGACACGTGCCATGATTGCGCGCAATGCCGTTTGCCTTGCCTACGAAACCGTTGAGCGTGCCGACAGAAGCCTACCCCTGCTGATTCCTATGTCGGAGGTTGCCGGCCGTATGTCGATTCAGGAAGGTGCCAAGTACCTGGAGAAGCCCCTGAAAGGCCGCGGTATACTTTTAGGTGGCGTACCAGGCGTGCGCCCTGCCAAAGTGCTGATCCTGGGTGGTGGCGTGGTAGGTACAAACGCTGCTAAAATGGCTGCCGGTATGGGCGCCGATGTAACTATTCTGGACACTAACCTGGCAAGACTGCGTTACCTGGACGACATCATGCCGGCCAACGTGAACACGTTCATGTCGAATGAGTATAACATCCGCGAGCTGCTGCCAACGCACGACCTGATCATCGGAGCTGTGCTGATCCCAGGCGCCAAAGCGCCACACCTTATTAAGCGGGAGATGCTGAAGGAAATGCGTCCGGGTACTGTACTGGTAGACGTTGCCGTTGACCAGGGCGGTTGCATCGAGACGGCCAAACCAACTACGCACGAAAACCCTACCTTCATCATTGATGATGTGGTGCATTACTGCGTGGCGAACATGCCGGGTGCCGTGCCTTATACTTCTACGCTTGCGTTGAACAACGCAACGTTGCCATACGCTATTCAGGTAGCGAACAAGGGCTGGAAAAAAGCCTGCGCCGACAGCGAGGAGCTGAAAAAAGGCCTGAACATTGTCAATGGCAAAGTGGTATACCGTGGCGTTGCAGAGGCATTTAACCTGGAGTATACCCCGGTTGAAGAGGTCCTGTAG
- a CDS encoding DUF1573 domain-containing protein, giving the protein MGAKSWFPCFMRSKLFLLTLLCFIFVCYTAKAQGKLIFETEIHDFGTIAEGTQATHVFKVRNEGNEPVVIPSVQASCGCTTPTWTKKPIMPGDTGTITAVYNSAGRPGPFHKSITVLSNNSERPQHVLYIKGEVGPKESNSELTPERKALSPRLAVGSTNYSFGKLEKGQKAVAKFLIRNTGRQPLVIQGVKSACNCVIYRTSKSEIKPGEVATLELRYNATMLGEQNEVVTVLSNDLIMPNLRLTLKAKVVEGKASKDMLREGAEPTPFR; this is encoded by the coding sequence TTGGGTGCAAAATCCTGGTTCCCTTGTTTTATGAGAAGTAAGCTATTTCTATTAACGCTGTTGTGTTTTATATTTGTGTGCTATACAGCTAAGGCACAAGGGAAACTGATTTTTGAAACCGAAATCCATGACTTCGGCACCATAGCGGAGGGCACGCAGGCCACACACGTTTTTAAAGTGAGAAACGAGGGAAACGAGCCGGTGGTTATACCAAGTGTACAGGCCTCCTGCGGCTGCACCACCCCCACCTGGACAAAAAAACCGATCATGCCGGGCGATACTGGCACGATTACAGCTGTATACAACTCAGCGGGCCGGCCGGGCCCGTTCCATAAAAGCATCACGGTACTCTCCAACAATTCGGAACGGCCGCAGCATGTTTTGTACATAAAAGGTGAGGTTGGCCCAAAAGAGTCAAATTCTGAGCTTACACCGGAACGAAAGGCCCTTTCGCCGCGTTTGGCAGTCGGAAGCACTAACTACAGCTTCGGAAAACTTGAAAAAGGACAAAAAGCTGTAGCCAAATTCCTGATCAGAAATACTGGCCGTCAGCCACTTGTGATACAGGGCGTAAAAAGTGCCTGCAACTGCGTGATCTACCGCACCTCCAAATCGGAAATAAAACCTGGCGAGGTGGCAACTTTGGAACTAAGGTATAATGCGACGATGTTAGGGGAGCAAAACGAGGTAGTAACCGTTCTTTCGAATGATTTAATTATGCCAAACCTCAGGCTAACGCTGAAGGCAAAAGTAGTAGAGGGCAAGGCATCTAAAGATATGTTAAGGGAAGGCGCAGAGCCGACACCTTTCAGATAG
- a CDS encoding alpha-ketoacid dehydrogenase subunit alpha/beta translates to MQTAEASITQRLTSEEILNDYRIAWESRQASLTGRKEVFMGKAKFGIFGDGKEVAQLAMAKFFRNGDFRSGYYRDQTFMFAIGELTLQQYFAQLYAHTDIEAEPSTAGRAMNGHFGTRSLNEDGQWKNLMKQKNSSSDISPTAAQMPRLLGLAYASKLYRQNPALQGMSNFSVNGNEVAFGTIGNASTSEGMFFEAINAGGVLQVPMLVSVWDDAYGISVPAEYQTTKGSISEILAGFQRNAEGEQGYELFKVKGWDYAALCETYEAAVRVCREQHVPVLVHVEELTQPQGHSTSGSHERYKSKERLEWEAEYDCLKKMREWILESEIATVEQLEQLEAAAKDAVKVARSNAWSAFADDIKVDHEEALRLLDGLAEASEHITEIATITEELRKTLNPIRSDAVRAVRKALRYVRDENNPAKRELVGWLEQTLGENSDRYNSYLYSQSEEAALLVEEVKPEFDENSPVVDGREVLQACFDAILSRDPRVFAIGEDVGFIGDVNQAFAGLQEKYGELRVTDTGIRECTIIGQGIGAALRGLRPITEIQYLDYLLYAIQILSDDVAPLQYRTKGGQKAPLIVRTRGHRLEGIWHSGSPIGMILHSIRGMHVLVPRNMTQAAGFYNTLLKTDEPALVIECLNGYRLKERIPNNIGEFTVPLGKPEVLKEGTDITIVTYGSMCRIVMEAARQLEEFGISAEVVDVQTLLPFDVDHMIADSIRKTSRVLFADEDVPGGASAYMMQQVVDEQGAWRWLDSKPQCLSAQAHRPPYGSDGDYFSKPNTEDVFETVYEILHEADPKAFPSIY, encoded by the coding sequence ATGCAAACTGCTGAAGCATCTATAACTCAGAGATTAACTTCCGAAGAAATATTAAATGACTACCGCATTGCCTGGGAGAGCCGGCAGGCTAGCCTTACAGGGCGCAAGGAAGTGTTCATGGGTAAAGCCAAGTTCGGCATTTTCGGGGATGGTAAAGAGGTGGCGCAGCTGGCTATGGCGAAGTTCTTCCGGAACGGCGATTTCCGCTCCGGCTATTACCGCGACCAGACCTTTATGTTTGCCATTGGGGAGCTGACGCTGCAGCAGTACTTTGCCCAGCTATATGCCCACACCGATATAGAGGCTGAACCTTCGACCGCCGGCCGCGCCATGAACGGCCACTTTGGCACCCGCTCTCTGAATGAGGACGGCCAGTGGAAGAACCTGATGAAGCAAAAGAACTCTAGCTCCGATATTTCCCCGACTGCCGCTCAGATGCCGCGCCTCCTGGGCCTGGCCTACGCCTCCAAACTGTACCGCCAGAACCCGGCCCTGCAGGGGATGAGCAACTTTTCGGTGAACGGAAACGAGGTGGCCTTCGGGACGATCGGCAACGCCTCCACTTCCGAGGGGATGTTCTTTGAGGCCATTAATGCAGGCGGTGTGCTGCAGGTGCCTATGCTGGTGTCCGTTTGGGATGATGCATACGGCATATCGGTTCCTGCCGAATACCAGACCACTAAAGGCAGCATTTCTGAAATACTGGCCGGTTTCCAGCGCAACGCCGAAGGGGAGCAGGGCTATGAGCTATTTAAAGTAAAAGGCTGGGATTACGCCGCCCTTTGCGAAACGTATGAGGCGGCCGTGCGCGTGTGCCGCGAGCAGCATGTGCCGGTGCTGGTGCATGTAGAGGAACTCACGCAGCCGCAGGGGCATTCCACCTCGGGCTCGCACGAACGCTACAAGTCTAAGGAGCGCCTGGAGTGGGAAGCCGAATATGACTGCCTGAAGAAAATGCGGGAGTGGATACTGGAAAGCGAGATTGCCACCGTAGAGCAGCTCGAACAGCTGGAGGCAGCGGCAAAAGATGCCGTAAAAGTGGCCCGCAGCAATGCCTGGAGTGCGTTCGCCGACGATATCAAGGTAGACCATGAGGAGGCGCTGCGCCTACTGGATGGCCTGGCTGAGGCAAGTGAGCACATCACGGAAATTGCCACCATCACCGAGGAGCTGCGCAAAACCCTGAACCCGATCCGCAGTGATGCCGTTAGGGCCGTGCGCAAAGCCCTGCGCTATGTGCGAGACGAGAACAACCCAGCCAAGCGCGAGCTGGTGGGCTGGCTGGAGCAGACGCTGGGTGAGAATTCCGACCGCTACAACTCCTATTTATACAGCCAGTCTGAGGAAGCGGCGTTATTGGTAGAGGAAGTAAAGCCGGAGTTTGACGAGAACTCCCCGGTAGTGGACGGCCGCGAGGTGCTGCAGGCCTGCTTTGATGCTATACTTTCCCGTGACCCGCGCGTGTTCGCTATAGGCGAGGACGTAGGCTTTATCGGCGACGTGAACCAAGCCTTTGCCGGCCTGCAGGAAAAGTACGGCGAGCTGCGCGTAACAGATACCGGCATACGTGAGTGTACGATCATCGGGCAGGGGATAGGCGCCGCCCTGCGTGGCCTGCGCCCGATCACCGAAATCCAGTACCTGGATTATCTGCTGTATGCCATACAGATCCTGTCGGATGACGTGGCTCCGCTGCAATACCGCACCAAGGGAGGCCAAAAGGCACCGCTGATCGTGCGCACGCGTGGCCACCGCCTGGAAGGGATCTGGCACTCCGGGTCGCCTATCGGTATGATCCTGCACAGCATCCGGGGCATGCACGTGCTGGTGCCGCGCAACATGACGCAGGCGGCGGGTTTCTACAATACGCTATTAAAAACCGATGAGCCGGCGCTGGTTATTGAGTGCCTGAACGGGTATCGCCTGAAGGAGCGTATTCCGAACAACATCGGAGAGTTTACCGTGCCGCTTGGCAAGCCGGAGGTACTGAAGGAGGGTACCGACATCACCATCGTGACATATGGTTCCATGTGCCGCATTGTAATGGAGGCTGCCCGCCAACTGGAGGAATTCGGGATTTCGGCTGAGGTTGTGGACGTGCAGACGCTGCTGCCTTTCGACGTGGACCACATGATCGCCGACTCCATCCGCAAAACAAGCCGCGTGCTGTTCGCGGACGAAGACGTGCCGGGCGGAGCATCGGCCTACATGATGCAGCAGGTGGTGGACGAGCAGGGCGCCTGGCGTTGGCTCGATTCCAAGCCGCAGTGCCTGTCGGCCCAGGCCCACCGCCCGCCGTACGGCTCAGACGGTGACTACTTCTCTAAGCCGAACACAGAAGATGTATTCGAAACGGTTTACGAGATCCTGCACGAGGCGGACCCGAAAGCCTTCCCAAGCATTTACTAA
- a CDS encoding DUF421 domain-containing protein, with protein MELLKIDFTKLFYIESPVSELIIRGSVLYLGILLLMRLLPRRTGGELATMDLLFVVLIAEAATHSLGGYSSIADGFIVIATLMAWNYTINLLSYHIPFIEKLVSAPALQIIKDGKLLRRNMRRELLTEEELVDHLRIKGIEDVKDIKSAYIEGDGEISFISKKKKE; from the coding sequence ATGGAACTGCTGAAGATAGATTTTACAAAGCTGTTTTACATAGAATCCCCTGTTTCAGAACTTATCATAAGGGGCTCGGTGCTATACCTGGGAATTTTGCTCCTGATGCGCCTTTTGCCACGTAGAACCGGAGGAGAATTGGCGACGATGGACCTGCTCTTTGTGGTTTTGATTGCAGAGGCTGCTACACACTCTTTGGGAGGCTACTCCTCTATTGCGGATGGCTTCATTGTGATTGCTACCCTCATGGCATGGAACTATACAATCAACCTCCTCAGCTATCACATACCTTTTATAGAAAAGCTTGTATCAGCGCCCGCGCTGCAGATTATAAAGGATGGCAAACTGCTTCGGCGAAACATGCGCCGTGAACTCCTCACCGAGGAAGAACTGGTGGACCATCTGCGGATAAAAGGTATAGAAGATGTAAAGGACATCAAATCAGCTTACATTGAAGGAGACGGGGAAATCAGTTTTATTAGTAAGAAGAAAAAGGAATAA
- a CDS encoding SDR family NAD(P)-dependent oxidoreductase, producing the protein MVSFDYTGKEVLITGGSSGIGLATAKAFHAAGAHVIIMSRSPESIKSEFESYERLTLLSVDLNSPIAINKAFEQLTAQSKIIDIAINSAAAETGIGKPIQEFTEEEYDYTFGVNLKGLWLCMKHQIRLMLSNSSSKCSILNISSVNGLGGVEYGSLYAATKAGVLALSKSAALELATSHITVNAIVPGAFDTPLLRKALLSQCGGDESKLPEVREKYEQVIPRNRIGNPAEVASLILWLASGEADYLTGHSVVVDGGTSARFR; encoded by the coding sequence ATGGTTTCTTTTGATTACACCGGAAAAGAGGTTTTGATAACCGGGGGCAGCTCAGGTATAGGACTGGCTACTGCAAAGGCGTTTCATGCTGCCGGGGCGCACGTGATCATCATGTCGAGGAGTCCGGAAAGTATAAAAAGCGAGTTTGAGTCCTACGAACGGTTAACTTTGCTTTCCGTTGACCTGAACAGTCCTATAGCCATTAATAAGGCCTTTGAGCAGCTAACAGCGCAGTCCAAAATCATTGATATTGCCATTAACAGCGCCGCTGCAGAAACCGGTATAGGCAAACCGATACAGGAGTTCACGGAGGAGGAATATGATTACACGTTTGGAGTTAATCTGAAGGGTTTGTGGCTGTGCATGAAACACCAGATCCGGCTGATGCTATCCAATTCTTCCTCCAAATGCAGCATTCTTAATATATCCTCTGTAAACGGGCTCGGCGGTGTAGAGTATGGCTCCTTGTATGCCGCCACCAAGGCTGGTGTGCTGGCCCTATCCAAATCCGCAGCCCTTGAGCTGGCAACCTCCCATATTACGGTAAACGCCATTGTACCAGGTGCTTTTGACACGCCCTTACTCCGGAAAGCCTTGCTAAGCCAGTGCGGCGGAGATGAAAGCAAGTTGCCGGAGGTACGCGAGAAGTATGAGCAGGTTATTCCCCGGAACCGTATTGGAAACCCTGCTGAGGTAGCTTCCCTTATACTTTGGCTTGCTTCCGGAGAGGCTGATTATCTAACAGGGCACTCTGTAGTGGTAGATGGCGGTACGAGCGCTAGGTTCAGGTGA
- a CDS encoding acyl-CoA synthetase family protein — protein MDFKTQHASILCQQEPFDFNSTALALFRFQAQHNPVYADYLQHLHVNPAQVQALEQIPFLPIEFFKEQQVVTGEFKPEAVFYSSGTTKQARSRHLVSSLRLYHQVSERIFERFYGPLQDYVVLAQLPSYLEQGGSSLVAMVDHFVKQTGQQEEGFYLRNHAQLLQALRQARGRGKKVLLIGVSYALLDLGGELRGQEDFTGVTVMETGGMKGRRREMIREELHAQLKQELGVPAIHSEYGMTELLSQGYSQGEGIFWPGYTMRILLRDLNDPFDMSNSARSSGGINVIDLANVDSCAFIETKDIGRLHPDGSFEVLGRFDNSDIRGCNLLVS, from the coding sequence ATGGATTTTAAAACCCAGCACGCCAGCATACTGTGTCAGCAGGAGCCTTTCGACTTTAATTCTACGGCTTTGGCGCTGTTCCGTTTCCAGGCACAGCATAATCCCGTCTATGCCGATTATCTGCAGCACCTGCACGTTAACCCGGCGCAGGTACAGGCGCTGGAGCAGATTCCTTTTCTGCCGATAGAGTTCTTCAAAGAGCAGCAGGTGGTGACAGGAGAATTTAAACCCGAGGCTGTTTTCTACAGCAGCGGCACCACCAAGCAGGCCCGCAGCCGCCACCTCGTTTCCAGCCTTAGGCTTTACCACCAGGTGTCGGAGCGCATTTTTGAGCGTTTTTATGGTCCGCTGCAAGACTACGTGGTGCTGGCACAGCTGCCTTCTTATCTGGAGCAGGGCGGCTCCTCGCTCGTAGCCATGGTGGATCACTTTGTGAAGCAGACAGGGCAGCAGGAGGAAGGCTTTTACCTGCGCAACCATGCCCAGCTGCTGCAGGCGCTGCGGCAGGCCAGGGGCCGTGGTAAAAAAGTGCTGCTTATCGGCGTGTCTTACGCGCTGCTGGACCTGGGCGGGGAACTACGGGGACAGGAGGACTTTACCGGTGTAACCGTGATGGAAACGGGAGGTATGAAAGGGCGCCGCCGGGAGATGATACGCGAGGAGCTGCACGCGCAGCTGAAGCAGGAACTCGGCGTGCCAGCCATTCACTCCGAGTATGGCATGACGGAGCTGCTCTCGCAGGGCTACTCCCAGGGCGAGGGCATTTTCTGGCCCGGCTATACTATGCGCATCCTGCTCCGCGACCTGAACGACCCTTTCGATATGAGCAACAGCGCCCGCAGCAGCGGCGGCATTAACGTCATCGACCTGGCTAACGTGGATTCCTGCGCCTTTATCGAGACCAAAGACATCGGGCGCCTGCACCCGGATGGCAGCTTTGAGGTGCTGGGCCGCTTCGATAACTCCGATATCCGGGGCTGTAACCTGCTGGTGAGCTAA
- a CDS encoding zinc-dependent peptidase, translated as MGYLAFILFVAFISFVFYRWATRHKRRRMQVLASEFPAEWRKVLQDRVGFYHTLKTEEERQRFEKMLQLFLSEKRITGIDVEIDDTTKVLVASSAIIPIFGFRDWEYRNLGEVLVFPGSIQKYKDEKSEAVSEVLGRVNPFQNDHYVTLSKPALEQGFNDMADRKNVGIHEFAHMLDQADGEIDGTPAAYLPEELVQPWQELMYRKIRKIEQGKSDIDSYGATSEAEFFAVVTEYFFEKPDQLAEKHPRLYELLTQIFDQNPKRRFSLNFRELLNPYGKRLGRNEPCPCGSGKKYKHCCMLKRK; from the coding sequence ATGGGATACCTTGCCTTTATACTTTTTGTAGCCTTTATCAGCTTTGTGTTTTACCGCTGGGCCACCCGGCACAAGCGCCGCCGCATGCAAGTGCTGGCCTCGGAGTTTCCGGCGGAGTGGCGCAAGGTCCTGCAGGACCGCGTAGGCTTTTACCATACTTTGAAAACGGAGGAGGAAAGGCAGCGCTTCGAGAAAATGCTGCAACTGTTCCTGTCCGAAAAGCGCATCACAGGCATCGATGTGGAGATTGATGACACGACCAAAGTACTGGTCGCTTCCAGCGCCATCATCCCCATCTTCGGCTTCCGCGATTGGGAGTACCGCAACCTGGGCGAGGTGCTGGTGTTTCCGGGAAGTATACAGAAGTATAAAGATGAGAAAAGCGAGGCCGTAAGCGAAGTGCTGGGGCGCGTGAACCCGTTTCAGAACGACCATTACGTTACCCTCTCCAAACCTGCCCTGGAACAAGGCTTTAACGACATGGCTGACCGCAAGAACGTGGGCATACACGAGTTCGCCCATATGCTGGACCAGGCCGATGGTGAGATAGACGGAACGCCCGCCGCATACTTGCCCGAAGAACTGGTGCAGCCCTGGCAGGAACTGATGTACCGCAAGATCCGGAAAATAGAGCAGGGAAAGTCAGATATTGATAGCTACGGTGCCACCAGCGAGGCGGAGTTCTTTGCCGTGGTTACGGAATACTTTTTCGAAAAGCCGGACCAACTGGCCGAGAAACACCCCAGGCTTTACGAACTGCTCACGCAAATTTTTGACCAGAACCCCAAGCGCCGCTTCAGCCTTAACTTCCGGGAACTGCTGAACCCCTACGGCAAGCGCCTGGGCCGCAACGAGCCTTGCCCCTGTGGCAGCGGCAAGAAGTATAAACACTGCTGTATGTTGAAACGGAAGTAG
- a CDS encoding sigma-54-dependent transcriptional regulator: MPKILIIDDERAIRSTLKEILEFENYNVDEAEDGERGLQLLGKSKYDVVLCDIKMPGMDGIEVLEKAMEITPDTPFIMISAHGTIDTAVEATKKGAYDFLQKPPDLNRLLVTVRNALDKSNLVTETKILKKKISKTYEMVGSSPALGRVKQAIEKVAPTDARVLITGPNGSGKELVARAIHEHSNRSGGPLVEVNCAAIPSELIESELFGHEKGSFTSAVKQRIGKFEQANGGTLFLDEVGDMSLSAQAKVLRALQEHKITRVGGDKDIQVDVRVVAATNKNLLEEIEQKNFREDLYHRLGVILIHVPPLNDRRDDIPDLVQKFLNDIANDYGNKPKTITPEALEYLKGLDWRGNVRELRNVVERLVIMSGTEITAEDAEAYARPVVA, translated from the coding sequence ATGCCCAAAATTCTGATCATCGACGACGAAAGGGCCATCCGGAGCACCCTGAAGGAGATCCTAGAGTTCGAGAACTATAACGTGGATGAGGCCGAGGACGGCGAGAGAGGCCTGCAACTGCTTGGCAAATCCAAGTATGACGTGGTGCTCTGCGACATTAAAATGCCCGGCATGGATGGCATCGAGGTGTTGGAGAAAGCAATGGAGATCACGCCCGACACTCCCTTTATCATGATATCCGCCCATGGCACCATTGACACTGCCGTGGAAGCCACCAAAAAAGGCGCCTACGATTTTCTGCAGAAGCCACCGGACCTCAACCGCCTGCTGGTTACCGTGCGCAACGCCCTGGATAAATCGAACCTGGTGACGGAGACGAAGATACTGAAGAAGAAAATCTCCAAAACATACGAGATGGTAGGCTCCTCCCCTGCCCTCGGCCGCGTGAAGCAGGCCATTGAGAAAGTAGCTCCGACTGATGCCCGCGTGCTGATAACCGGCCCGAACGGATCGGGCAAGGAGCTGGTGGCGCGCGCCATCCATGAGCACAGCAACCGCTCCGGCGGACCGCTGGTGGAGGTAAACTGCGCCGCCATCCCGAGCGAGCTGATCGAGAGTGAGCTGTTCGGCCATGAGAAGGGCTCGTTTACCTCGGCGGTGAAACAGCGCATCGGGAAGTTTGAACAGGCCAACGGTGGCACCCTGTTCCTGGATGAGGTGGGCGATATGAGCCTGTCGGCGCAGGCCAAGGTGCTGCGCGCGCTGCAGGAACACAAAATCACCCGCGTGGGCGGCGACAAGGATATTCAGGTGGATGTACGCGTAGTGGCGGCCACGAATAAGAACCTGCTGGAGGAGATCGAGCAAAAGAACTTTCGCGAGGACTTGTACCACCGCCTGGGTGTTATACTTATCCATGTGCCGCCGCTGAACGATCGCCGGGATGATATTCCGGATCTGGTGCAGAAGTTCCTCAACGATATAGCAAACGATTACGGCAACAAGCCCAAAACCATTACACCCGAGGCGCTGGAGTACCTGAAGGGGCTTGACTGGCGCGGCAATGTGCGCGAGTTGCGTAACGTGGTGGAGCGCCTCGTGATCATGAGCGGAACGGAAATTACTGCGGAAGATGCGGAGGCTTATGCCAGGCCTGTAGTGGCGTAG